A DNA window from Bacteroides cellulosilyticus contains the following coding sequences:
- a CDS encoding ABC transporter permease, translated as MILHYLKVALRNLLKYKTHSFISALCLAVGIVCYTIVCFFMQEWAKLENLPDSERRIRITVNQKQNSLFRTSEIKRLEEQSISGLECLTIQSFNNSTEIEVIDNEQRNLPFLIGYRGVNSNFFSYNNRKLLHGSRLPEAPDEVVLSHKFASKAYGTANPIGTTIRLANPQSIAENTIQSFKVVNVVEDNGLQDPKIDCYFSYEIMTYDALSVKGYLSPKATMEMLNNSLQSITWQRNEDTVHPYAAFSMRQDKELTMVQYLILFIASLILVSGLINFLKFIIQMFYNRQREVALRKCMGSEIKGLFLLLFAEVFWMMSTAFLLSLFLTELMINLAEIYIPSHDMPDLPLSSIYVVQFQIYIALLMICMLVIWFPIRRLRQVSIISQISNNRSRHIFRSVMMWLQLGIAIFFVGSTLGVNMVWHEVFGQAYNPLTSEEEENIISLKVNTQRMWQHINPILSDIQALPECIETLTMADDLQSGNHFMRTYKKADQSEVMIAIAEGAPGYFKFLNIPLQGKEVNGDAEGTVYVSEAFRQQLDKDNVQDRVEIEGQSYRIIGTFKELYKETQGRVTIGSVFFPSNHFRYFYVKLAPSANATKSIRRITEICRNYVPTTLPLEIRSLSDNKQTMMGSMYMTQVAMTILAVVSILLVVLSIYSAISMDTVSRQKEIAIRKINGATPRIIAGIFGKAYLVIFLLAFAVAYPLVRLMLLSIGEGTVKCIQGWDWGILLFFSVAFMIFLTTAYKIYRIMHINPAEIIKNE; from the coding sequence ATGATATTACATTATTTGAAAGTTGCTCTACGAAATCTGCTGAAGTACAAGACTCACAGTTTCATTTCCGCCCTTTGCCTGGCAGTGGGAATCGTATGCTATACCATTGTATGCTTTTTCATGCAGGAATGGGCCAAACTTGAAAACTTACCTGACAGCGAGCGACGGATAAGAATAACAGTCAACCAGAAACAAAATTCTCTTTTTCGAACCAGTGAAATAAAGCGACTGGAAGAGCAATCTATCAGTGGTTTAGAATGCCTGACCATACAATCCTTTAACAATTCTACGGAAATAGAAGTCATTGATAACGAGCAACGTAACTTACCTTTTCTGATAGGCTATAGAGGGGTTAACAGTAACTTTTTCTCCTATAACAACAGAAAATTGCTACATGGCAGCCGACTTCCCGAAGCACCTGATGAAGTGGTATTATCCCATAAATTTGCGAGCAAAGCGTACGGCACTGCAAATCCCATTGGAACAACCATACGCCTTGCTAACCCACAAAGTATAGCGGAAAATACAATACAGAGCTTTAAAGTCGTGAATGTAGTGGAAGATAACGGCCTGCAAGACCCCAAAATCGATTGTTATTTCTCCTATGAAATCATGACTTATGACGCCTTGAGTGTAAAAGGTTATCTATCGCCTAAGGCAACCATGGAAATGCTAAATAATAGTCTACAGTCCATAACGTGGCAACGGAATGAGGACACCGTACACCCTTACGCCGCGTTCAGTATGCGGCAGGACAAAGAACTGACAATGGTGCAGTATCTGATACTATTCATAGCCTCACTTATCCTGGTTTCAGGGCTGATTAATTTCCTTAAGTTCATCATTCAGATGTTCTATAATCGTCAGCGTGAAGTGGCGCTTCGCAAGTGTATGGGGTCCGAGATAAAAGGACTGTTCCTGCTCCTTTTTGCTGAAGTATTTTGGATGATGTCCACCGCATTTCTGTTATCTTTGTTTTTAACGGAACTCATGATAAATCTTGCGGAAATATACATTCCAAGCCATGATATGCCTGATTTACCCTTGTCATCTATCTATGTCGTACAGTTCCAAATATATATTGCACTTCTGATGATCTGCATGCTCGTAATATGGTTTCCTATCCGTCGTTTACGGCAAGTGAGCATAATCAGCCAAATTAGCAATAACCGCAGCCGTCATATCTTCCGTTCGGTCATGATGTGGTTGCAGTTAGGCATTGCCATTTTCTTTGTGGGTAGCACACTCGGCGTCAATATGGTGTGGCACGAAGTGTTCGGTCAGGCATACAATCCGCTTACATCCGAAGAAGAAGAAAATATCATTTCCCTGAAAGTGAACACCCAACGTATGTGGCAGCACATAAACCCTATATTATCTGATATTCAGGCATTGCCGGAGTGTATAGAGACACTAACCATGGCAGATGATTTGCAAAGTGGAAATCATTTTATGCGTACCTATAAGAAAGCTGACCAATCGGAGGTCATGATTGCCATAGCAGAGGGGGCTCCGGGTTACTTCAAATTCCTGAACATTCCATTGCAAGGAAAAGAAGTGAATGGAGATGCAGAAGGTACCGTTTATGTCAGCGAGGCCTTCAGACAGCAACTGGATAAGGACAACGTGCAAGACAGAGTAGAGATTGAGGGCCAGAGTTACCGCATCATCGGTACTTTCAAAGAACTCTATAAAGAAACTCAGGGAAGAGTAACCATTGGTTCAGTCTTTTTCCCCAGCAACCATTTCAGGTATTTCTATGTCAAGCTGGCACCGAGTGCAAACGCTACCAAAAGTATCCGGCGCATCACTGAAATTTGTCGTAACTACGTACCCACAACCTTGCCTCTTGAAATCCGCTCCCTATCTGATAATAAACAAACGATGATGGGATCGATGTATATGACACAAGTGGCGATGACAATCCTGGCTGTTGTAAGTATATTATTGGTTGTACTGAGCATCTATTCGGCCATCTCCATGGACACAGTCAGCCGACAGAAGGAAATAGCCATTCGTAAAATCAACGGAGCTACCCCACGGATCATTGCCGGTATATTCGGCAAAGCTTATCTGGTGATTTTCCTGCTGGCTTTTGCGGTTGCTTATCCTTTGGTACGACTGATGCTGCTATCAATAGGCGAAGGTACAGTGAAATGTATACAGGGTTGGGATTGGGGGATTCTGTTATTCTTCAGCGTAGCCTTCATGATATTCCTCACCACCGCATACAAAATTTACCGGATCATGCATATCAATCCGGCCGAGATAATAAAGAATGAATAA
- a CDS encoding ABC transporter permease, which yields MIFHYFKIAFRNLCKHKTQNIISIIGLAVGLLCFCVCIYCSRFVESTDHCFANHDRIAELNLYDGKADRYFSGSPVPLAEDLRTWALGETEAISSVTYPRERPYYVELSPEKTLPYELETIEIDTCYNKIFTPEMVAGHWKMASQSLNSVILSQSMAIKIFGNAESAIGKHMTLMRRLNTSPESTPKTGGIVYTIQAVMKDIPLNNSLDFMQNIDMLTVNDSEGLLQSPKRHNMTGANTYALLSPQTTCTDLEKQFSKRDYTYTLYGEAYTVTASSMGARLKKQGASYLGLVTGTVGTLILLVGLINFFHFLIGSFFNRTKEYSIMKMIGCNWKQLFCLLFTQSLIVISISSILVLSGIELLGNHMNFSLPGFAMTFTSETLLIHALQYIVLLIILCVLICLSVSIRIRRITVQTGIYGNNKRRGKQWGRNLMLGIQFFICWVFVSLTAALYLQAEKTTNSLIHTLSQKEKSEILSIPLDYPFMKNEEKLALIERFKQHAGVKEILLSDVGYMQGMSGNGLTTEKGNENSWIDISVMAVPANFFSFMNIPIEQGRLPQTEKDIVVDNVWQEMQKKDVIGMNLYSGNTDYTICGISAPFQANVYNRSSGYAFLPYDSSVYIGHCYIKSHPGRQKEVARWIEKAYREMLPENITYQAKTFLDDIHVLQALEYNLKDIILFFAVISIIITLLGVYSSITLDTERRQKEVAIRKVNGADVPQIILLFARLYIILLLCSAIVAFPLVYVVLMLWKQMYTVFFDCGLLFWLCIFLIVTFITGFTILFRILRIARTNPAEVIKNE from the coding sequence ATGATATTCCATTATTTCAAAATAGCATTCAGAAACTTGTGTAAGCATAAGACACAAAATATCATTTCCATCATCGGATTGGCAGTAGGTTTGCTCTGCTTCTGTGTCTGCATATATTGCAGTCGCTTTGTAGAAAGCACAGACCATTGTTTTGCTAATCATGATCGCATAGCAGAATTAAACCTCTATGACGGCAAGGCAGACAGATATTTTTCCGGTTCTCCGGTTCCTCTGGCCGAAGATTTGCGCACATGGGCTTTGGGAGAAACGGAAGCCATTTCATCCGTAACCTATCCTCGTGAACGTCCTTATTATGTAGAGTTATCTCCGGAAAAGACGCTACCTTATGAACTTGAAACGATTGAAATAGATACTTGCTACAATAAAATCTTCACTCCGGAAATGGTAGCAGGACATTGGAAAATGGCAAGTCAGTCTCTTAACTCCGTTATCCTGAGCCAATCTATGGCCATTAAAATATTCGGTAATGCAGAAAGTGCTATCGGCAAACACATGACTCTCATGAGAAGGCTCAATACTTCTCCTGAAAGCACCCCGAAAACAGGAGGTATCGTCTACACCATTCAAGCAGTAATGAAAGATATCCCTCTGAACAATAGTTTAGATTTTATGCAAAACATAGATATGCTGACCGTAAACGATAGTGAAGGACTTCTACAAAGTCCCAAACGGCATAACATGACAGGGGCAAATACCTACGCACTGTTATCACCACAAACTACATGCACCGATTTAGAAAAGCAATTCTCAAAAAGAGACTATACTTATACTTTGTATGGCGAAGCTTACACTGTCACTGCCAGTAGTATGGGAGCCAGACTGAAAAAACAGGGTGCTTCTTATCTGGGGTTAGTTACCGGAACTGTAGGTACACTGATATTACTAGTAGGGCTGATCAACTTTTTCCATTTCCTTATCGGTTCTTTCTTCAACCGCACCAAGGAATACAGTATCATGAAAATGATAGGATGCAACTGGAAACAACTCTTCTGTTTACTATTCACACAGTCATTGATTGTCATATCCATATCCTCCATATTGGTATTATCAGGCATAGAATTATTGGGGAATCACATGAATTTCTCTTTGCCGGGCTTTGCAATGACCTTTACCTCTGAAACGCTTTTAATACATGCTCTGCAATATATCGTTCTTCTTATCATACTCTGCGTCCTTATATGTTTGTCTGTTTCCATTCGTATTCGTCGTATTACCGTGCAAACAGGTATTTATGGAAACAATAAACGCAGAGGTAAGCAATGGGGGCGTAACCTTATGCTGGGTATCCAGTTCTTTATTTGCTGGGTATTTGTATCCCTGACGGCTGCTTTATATCTGCAAGCAGAGAAAACGACCAATAGTTTAATCCATACGCTAAGTCAAAAAGAAAAATCGGAGATTCTTAGTATTCCCCTGGACTATCCCTTTATGAAGAATGAGGAAAAGTTGGCGTTGATAGAGCGTTTTAAACAACATGCCGGAGTGAAAGAAATTCTGTTATCAGATGTCGGTTATATGCAAGGGATGTCGGGCAATGGATTAACGACCGAAAAGGGAAATGAGAACTCCTGGATTGATATTAGTGTCATGGCTGTACCCGCCAATTTCTTCTCTTTCATGAATATTCCCATAGAACAAGGAAGACTTCCTCAAACGGAAAAAGATATTGTGGTAGACAATGTCTGGCAGGAGATGCAGAAGAAAGATGTAATCGGTATGAACTTGTATAGCGGTAATACCGATTACACAATCTGTGGAATATCCGCACCTTTTCAGGCCAATGTATATAACCGAAGTAGTGGATATGCTTTCCTGCCTTATGATTCTTCAGTCTACATAGGCCACTGCTACATAAAGAGTCATCCGGGCCGGCAAAAGGAAGTAGCCCGATGGATTGAAAAAGCCTACCGTGAGATGCTTCCTGAAAATATAACTTATCAGGCTAAAACATTCCTGGATGATATCCATGTTTTGCAAGCTCTTGAGTACAATCTGAAGGACATCATTTTGTTCTTTGCTGTTATCAGCATTATTATCACACTATTAGGTGTATACTCCAGTATCACGCTCGATACAGAACGACGTCAGAAAGAAGTTGCTATCCGTAAAGTAAATGGGGCGGATGTTCCGCAGATTATCCTGTTGTTTGCCCGTCTTTATATTATCTTGTTATTGTGTAGTGCCATCGTTGCATTCCCGCTTGTATATGTTGTATTGATGTTATGGAAACAAATGTATACGGTATTCTTTGACTGCGGTCTGCTTTTCTGGCTCTGTATATTCCTGATTGTTACTTTTATTACAGGCTTTACAATACTTTTCCGTATCTTGCGAATAGCAAGAACCAATCCGGCGGAAGTGATTAAAAACGAATAA
- a CDS encoding ABC transporter permease, with the protein MIQHYCKIAFRNIILKYKTQSIISIIGLAVGFTCFALSNLWIHYEITYDKFYEGVERTHLLYQEATFSESTFSTYSSYMLATTLRQEFPEVEAACAVYQRETGLKTKEGKTAKVNCMYADSTFLEMFQPTSILSGNMEFLYSDNKIALTEETAMSLFGSTEVLGEELETDDTPKTVCAILKNGEKHSNLYFAAWTMSSQFQKVKSEWGVHRFQTYVRLRKGVDATSFQEKMKNYESGNQWYSKPFEKYKIIPLTQYHYSAINEKLSLKFNYLVLFSIASGMIILCALFNYLSLFITRMRTRNREIELRKVCGSSIRNLFILFGTEYLFVLLLSGLLGMTFIELSLPKFRELSEINGDIYGESFLYFTGILFISYILLTPFIIRRYHRQSGSLFLFRKCSIVFQLIICILFIFCVSILMKQLNHLANGDIGWERKNTAVLRQYVSPESYAAVSAEIDKMPCIVETLKGCEPLFPRYSTLTYRINSWEGKKSTDQEDRIDITCIREGREFINFYNLKLIEGEMLKPDDADKAIINETCARKLGLDNPIGKKINIHQGVTIVGIVKDFHITAPTIPAVPTLFCNKGGLGGSDSDANYGDILIKYRAGTWEDLKKRVDDVYAKISTGSNEYHSLLNIEEEYSKFLKSETLLLKLLGFASIICVLIAAFGIFSFITLSCEQRRKEIAIRKVNGASVKEIFAMFAKEYFILLVAASVLAFPIGYALMKKWLESYIEQTAISAWIYLAIFSGVALLILLCIGWRVWQAARQNPAEVIKSE; encoded by the coding sequence ATGATACAGCATTATTGCAAGATAGCGTTTCGTAATATAATACTGAAATATAAAACACAGAGTATTATTAGTATTATAGGTTTGGCAGTAGGATTTACTTGCTTTGCACTCTCAAATCTGTGGATACACTACGAAATAACGTATGACAAATTCTACGAAGGTGTGGAACGAACTCATTTGCTTTATCAAGAAGCCACTTTTAGTGAATCAACATTCAGCACATACAGTTCATATATGCTGGCTACTACACTTCGGCAAGAATTTCCGGAAGTAGAAGCCGCATGCGCAGTTTACCAAAGAGAAACAGGACTGAAAACCAAGGAGGGAAAAACGGCAAAAGTTAATTGCATGTATGCTGACTCCACGTTTTTAGAGATGTTCCAACCTACCTCCATATTATCCGGAAACATGGAATTCCTTTATTCTGATAATAAAATTGCATTAACAGAGGAGACTGCTATGTCATTATTCGGTTCAACAGAAGTTTTGGGGGAGGAGCTAGAGACAGATGATACACCTAAGACAGTCTGTGCTATTCTGAAAAATGGAGAGAAACATAGTAATCTCTATTTTGCCGCATGGACAATGTCATCACAATTTCAAAAAGTAAAAAGCGAATGGGGAGTACATAGATTTCAAACCTACGTCCGGTTACGTAAAGGAGTAGATGCTACATCGTTTCAAGAAAAAATGAAAAACTACGAATCCGGAAACCAATGGTATTCCAAACCTTTCGAAAAATATAAGATAATTCCATTAACTCAGTATCATTACTCTGCCATCAATGAAAAACTATCCCTTAAATTTAATTATTTAGTACTTTTCTCCATAGCAAGCGGAATGATTATACTTTGCGCATTGTTCAATTATCTCTCCTTATTTATCACCCGTATGCGCACACGAAACCGAGAAATTGAACTAAGAAAAGTATGCGGCTCATCCATTCGGAATTTATTCATACTTTTTGGTACTGAATATTTGTTTGTACTGCTTTTATCCGGCCTTTTAGGAATGACATTCATTGAATTATCACTTCCGAAATTCAGAGAACTATCAGAAATTAATGGAGATATTTATGGAGAATCATTCCTCTATTTTACAGGTATCCTTTTCATATCCTATATCCTATTAACACCTTTTATTATCCGCCGATACCACAGACAATCCGGCAGTCTGTTCCTGTTCCGTAAATGCAGTATAGTATTCCAATTAATAATATGTATTTTATTTATCTTTTGCGTAAGCATTCTTATGAAACAACTCAACCATCTGGCAAATGGTGACATTGGTTGGGAAAGAAAGAATACAGCAGTATTAAGACAATATGTTTCTCCGGAATCTTACGCTGCCGTCAGTGCCGAAATAGATAAGATGCCATGTATTGTAGAGACACTGAAGGGATGTGAACCTTTATTTCCAAGATATAGTACACTGACTTACAGGATAAACAGTTGGGAAGGAAAGAAAAGCACGGATCAGGAAGATAGAATAGATATCACCTGCATAAGAGAAGGGAGGGAATTTATCAATTTTTACAACCTGAAGCTAATAGAAGGTGAAATGCTAAAACCGGATGATGCAGATAAAGCTATCATCAACGAGACTTGTGCAAGAAAATTAGGTTTAGATAATCCGATAGGTAAGAAAATCAATATTCACCAAGGAGTTACAATTGTCGGAATCGTCAAAGACTTCCATATCACAGCACCTACAATCCCGGCAGTACCTACTTTATTCTGCAATAAAGGAGGTCTGGGAGGTTCCGATTCTGATGCCAACTATGGCGATATCTTGATAAAATATCGCGCAGGAACATGGGAGGATCTTAAAAAGCGAGTGGACGATGTATATGCCAAAATCTCAACTGGCAGTAATGAATATCATTCTCTTCTCAATATAGAAGAGGAATATTCTAAGTTCCTGAAATCCGAAACGTTATTATTGAAGCTGCTTGGCTTTGCCTCAATTATTTGCGTACTCATTGCCGCTTTCGGAATATTCTCTTTCATTACGCTAAGTTGCGAGCAGCGGCGCAAAGAAATAGCCATCCGCAAAGTAAACGGAGCGTCTGTAAAAGAAATATTTGCCATGTTTGCAAAAGAGTACTTTATATTACTCGTTGCAGCATCAGTGCTAGCATTTCCTATAGGATATGCTTTGATGAAAAAATGGTTGGAAAGCTATATAGAACAAACAGCAATCAGTGCATGGATATATCTGGCCATCTTTAGCGGGGTAGCTTTACTTATTCTGTTATGCATTGGCTGGCGAGTATGGCAGGCTGCACGGCAAAATCCGGCGGAAGTGATAAAGAGTGAATAA
- a CDS encoding ABC transporter permease: MIQHYFKIAFRNILKYKTQSIISILGLAVGFTCFALANLWIHYEMTYDAYHEGADRMYILCKESVFGVNGYSTSMPYPASTLLKNDFPEVEAACAYTRWVQKVDLKANDCTVETNNIQADSCFMKMFNISILAGSRDFMYSNDKIALTEDMAMRLFGSTDVLGKEVKNYNDDTLTICAILSNLDHSNLSFGYWEQGEYFRRWQNDWSNGSFEIIIKLRKGTDPIAFQKKLAANETKADPRDPRRVFEEIRLMPLNEYHYSSINRNQSFQFYYLILFSVAGGLVILCSLFNYLSLFITRMRIRGREIALRKVCGSSIGGVFILLSVEYLYIILLSGVLGMAFVETALPAFRKLSGISGNIYGESLLYFAGILLLSLLLLVPFAIRRSSTRNTGNKYALRKLSITFQLMIGILVTFCIIVMMKQIYYLTNTDLGWERKDIASINLLYPDNDFEAIADKIKQFSCTREVVSGHCCLLPQSSGLSQTFTNWDGKEDAVKSIDMRCLWNCEKTVSFYNLKLLAGEMVKSTETNKIMINESAVKALGMSDPIGKKLYQQTQASTIVGIIKDFHITAPTEPVQPYVLVARDILKGMGFSIGKGQILIKFHDGKWKELKNRIDSMFTYEYPEVRYRLYNTEEEYAGYLKSEDALIKLLSFVAMVCVLIAAFGIFSLITLSCEQRRKEIAVRKVNGATIRDILIMFVKEYMLLLVIAGVIAFPVGYVLMKRWLENYVEQTVISAWIYFAIFGGIMIVIFACIGWRVWQAARQNPAEVIKSE; the protein is encoded by the coding sequence ATGATACAACATTATTTCAAAATAGCATTTCGCAATATACTGAAATATAAAACACAAAGTATTATCAGTATCTTAGGTTTGGCAGTCGGCTTCACTTGCTTCGCCCTTGCCAACCTGTGGATACATTACGAAATGACGTATGATGCTTACCACGAAGGAGCCGACCGGATGTACATTCTTTGCAAAGAAAGTGTATTTGGAGTAAACGGTTATTCCACTTCCATGCCATACCCGGCATCAACTCTGCTGAAAAACGATTTCCCGGAAGTGGAAGCTGCATGCGCTTATACCAGATGGGTACAAAAAGTAGATCTTAAAGCAAATGATTGTACGGTAGAAACCAATAATATACAGGCAGACTCCTGCTTCATGAAGATGTTCAATATATCCATTCTAGCAGGAAGCAGGGATTTTATGTATTCCAATGACAAGATAGCTTTAACAGAAGATATGGCCATGCGTTTGTTCGGTTCTACGGATGTACTGGGCAAAGAAGTTAAAAACTACAATGATGATACACTGACGATTTGTGCCATTCTCTCAAATCTCGATCACAGTAATCTGTCATTCGGCTACTGGGAACAGGGAGAATACTTCCGCCGCTGGCAGAATGATTGGAGTAATGGAAGTTTCGAAATCATTATCAAGTTACGTAAAGGAACTGATCCGATAGCCTTTCAGAAAAAACTCGCTGCAAATGAAACGAAAGCCGATCCGAGAGATCCTCGCAGAGTATTTGAGGAAATCCGGTTAATGCCACTCAACGAGTATCATTATTCATCGATTAACAGGAACCAATCTTTCCAATTCTATTATCTAATACTATTCTCTGTGGCCGGAGGCTTGGTGATTCTTTGTTCTCTGTTCAATTATCTCTCTCTGTTCATCACTCGCATGAGGATACGTGGGCGTGAGATAGCACTACGTAAAGTATGCGGTTCCTCCATCGGAGGTGTATTTATTCTACTTTCTGTGGAGTACCTATACATCATATTGTTATCCGGGGTATTGGGTATGGCTTTTGTTGAGACGGCCTTGCCCGCCTTTAGGAAACTGTCCGGAATATCCGGAAACATTTATGGAGAGTCACTTCTTTATTTTGCAGGGATTCTTTTACTGTCTTTACTTCTGTTAGTGCCATTCGCCATCAGACGGTCGTCCACCCGGAATACCGGAAACAAGTACGCACTCCGTAAACTAAGTATTACATTCCAATTGATGATAGGGATTCTTGTCACGTTCTGCATAATAGTGATGATGAAGCAAATCTATTATCTTACGAATACAGATTTAGGATGGGAAAGAAAAGATATAGCTTCCATCAATCTTTTATATCCGGACAATGATTTTGAAGCCATTGCTGATAAGATCAAGCAATTCTCATGTACAAGGGAGGTTGTATCCGGACATTGTTGCTTATTGCCTCAATCATCAGGCCTCTCACAAACCTTCACTAATTGGGACGGAAAAGAAGATGCGGTGAAAAGTATAGATATGCGATGTCTGTGGAATTGTGAAAAGACAGTATCCTTTTACAATCTGAAACTGTTGGCAGGAGAGATGGTGAAGTCAACAGAGACGAATAAAATAATGATCAATGAATCTGCTGTAAAAGCGCTTGGGATGAGCGATCCGATTGGAAAGAAACTTTATCAGCAAACTCAAGCATCGACCATTGTAGGCATAATTAAAGACTTCCACATCACAGCACCGACAGAACCGGTGCAACCCTATGTTTTAGTTGCAAGGGATATTCTTAAAGGCATGGGATTTTCTATAGGAAAAGGGCAAATCTTAATCAAGTTTCATGATGGTAAATGGAAAGAACTGAAAAACCGGATAGACAGCATGTTCACTTATGAATATCCGGAAGTGAGATATAGATTATACAACACAGAAGAAGAATATGCCGGATATCTTAAGTCCGAAGACGCACTGATAAAGTTATTGAGCTTTGTAGCCATGGTCTGTGTACTTATCGCTGCTTTCGGTATCTTTTCTCTGATCACATTAAGTTGCGAACAAAGGCGCAAAGAAATAGCCGTACGCAAAGTGAATGGAGCTACAATCCGGGATATTCTTATTATGTTTGTGAAAGAATATATGCTTTTGCTGGTTATTGCGGGTGTCATTGCATTCCCTGTAGGATATGTGCTGATGAAGCGTTGGCTTGAAAACTATGTAGAGCAGACAGTTATCAGTGCCTGGATATATTTTGCTATATTCGGTGGCATAATGATCGTTATTTTTGCATGCATCGGCTGGCGGGTATGGCAGGCAGCACGGCAGAATCCGGCAGAAGTGATAAAGAGTGAATAA
- a CDS encoding ABC transporter permease — protein MIEDVLEKIYREDRQVVNIYTLFAGVAIFISSLGLLSISLFDIRQRYREIGLRKVNGAQATDIYPLLIKKYLSVLAIATLISIPVSWGAITLYLQDFAHKAPITFDLFAIAVIITAIISLLIIIWQIHKAANVNPAEVVKTE, from the coding sequence TTGATAGAAGATGTTCTTGAAAAAATATATCGCGAAGACCGTCAAGTGGTCAACATTTACACTCTTTTTGCCGGGGTCGCCATTTTTATATCTTCTTTGGGGTTATTGTCAATTTCATTATTCGATATACGGCAACGATATCGCGAGATTGGTTTGCGTAAAGTAAATGGGGCGCAAGCAACGGATATTTATCCCTTGCTCATCAAAAAGTATCTTTCGGTACTGGCAATAGCAACCTTGATATCCATACCGGTTTCATGGGGGGCCATCACGCTATACCTGCAAGACTTTGCGCACAAAGCTCCCATCACATTCGATTTATTTGCCATAGCCGTCATAATTACAGCCATCATCTCTTTGCTGATTATTATTTGGCAAATCCATAAAGCTGCAAATGTAAATCCGGCAGAAGTAGTAAAAACAGAATGA